Proteins found in one Haloferax litoreum genomic segment:
- a CDS encoding alanyl-tRNA editing protein yields MTDARYLDDATRLTFEATVEAVRGTDRVVLDQTYFYPTGGGQPNDTGTLSGDDTEWVVTDVVKRDRIEHVVDGDAPEPGTTVTGEIDADRRRAHMRYHTAQHLLSAVLLNEFDAETTGNQLYADHAHLDCAYDRFDAGDLQTIETRLNDLVESGLPVRWYTLDRDEAEATLDPERTRLHLLPDSIREVRIVEIGDEDDPFDRTACAGTHVESTGKIGTVVLTGRTTQGSSHERIDFVLE; encoded by the coding sequence ATGACCGACGCACGCTACCTCGACGACGCCACTCGCCTCACCTTCGAGGCGACAGTCGAAGCAGTCCGCGGCACCGACCGCGTCGTCCTCGACCAGACGTACTTCTACCCCACGGGCGGCGGGCAACCGAACGACACGGGAACGCTCTCGGGGGACGACACCGAGTGGGTCGTCACCGACGTCGTGAAGCGCGACCGAATCGAGCACGTCGTCGACGGTGACGCACCCGAACCGGGGACGACGGTGACGGGCGAAATCGACGCCGACCGTCGCCGCGCCCACATGCGCTACCACACGGCCCAACACCTCCTCTCTGCGGTCCTGTTGAACGAATTCGACGCCGAGACGACCGGCAACCAACTCTACGCCGACCACGCCCACCTCGACTGCGCCTACGACCGATTCGACGCCGGGGACCTCCAGACCATCGAGACTCGCTTGAACGACCTCGTCGAATCCGGCCTTCCCGTTCGGTGGTACACCCTCGATAGAGACGAGGCAGAAGCGACGCTCGACCCCGAGCGCACCCGACTCCACCTCCTTCCCGACTCGATTCGAGAAGTCAGAATCGTCGAAATCGGCGACGAAGACGACCCCTTCGACCGGACTGCCTGCGCAGGGACACACGTCGAATCGACAGGCAAAATCGGAACGGTCGTGCTCACTGGACGCACGACACAGGGGAGTTCACACGAACGCATCGACTTCGTACTCGAATGA
- a CDS encoding FkbM family methyltransferase, with amino-acid sequence MSLLHPLSAFRHLSFTFHYALVRANYQRRLLATKKHVGQTSFRSFELYNRHGNDVLLEALLLYLRDGDVVVDVGANTGTYTLAAAAKAPNVEVVAVEPNADVAAQLRANVEVNGFEDRIDVLECGLGDSDEACCFHVSSYDELGSFSPDHASAWTARVVDTEEVPMRRLDSLVDDGEVPPPDHLKIDVEGFGLNVLDGAESVLEAHRPKVYFEVHDARGEHDESAAKELLRDYGYDIVPVRDGWVCEPTD; translated from the coding sequence GTGTCGCTTCTCCACCCGCTTTCGGCCTTTCGCCACCTCTCGTTTACGTTTCACTATGCGCTCGTTCGCGCCAACTATCAGCGGCGACTCCTCGCGACGAAGAAACACGTCGGACAGACCTCGTTTCGGAGTTTCGAACTGTACAACAGACACGGAAACGACGTGCTCCTCGAAGCACTCCTGTTGTACCTCCGTGACGGAGACGTCGTCGTCGACGTGGGTGCCAACACCGGGACGTACACGCTCGCGGCGGCGGCCAAAGCACCGAACGTCGAAGTCGTCGCCGTGGAACCGAACGCGGACGTTGCCGCACAGTTGCGAGCGAACGTCGAGGTCAACGGGTTCGAAGACCGAATCGACGTGTTAGAGTGCGGACTCGGCGACTCGGACGAAGCCTGTTGTTTCCACGTCTCCAGTTACGACGAGTTGGGGTCGTTTTCCCCCGACCACGCGAGTGCGTGGACGGCACGCGTCGTCGACACGGAAGAGGTTCCGATGCGTCGTCTCGACTCACTCGTCGACGACGGTGAGGTCCCGCCACCGGACCACCTGAAGATAGACGTCGAAGGATTCGGACTGAACGTCCTCGACGGTGCGGAGTCGGTCCTCGAAGCGCACCGTCCGAAAGTCTACTTCGAGGTCCACGACGCGCGCGGCGAGCACGACGAATCGGCGGCGAAAGAACTCCTCAGAGACTACGGCTACGACATCGTCCCCGTCCGAGACGGGTGGGTTTGTGAGCCGACTGACTGA
- a CDS encoding NUDIX hydrolase yields the protein MRFVDPADIDSVAVEPDYCHRCGTEVGTSVFEGDEYPWCPACDLVLSRSPVPGVHVVVHDDSDVLVLDEPIPQHEGVLSLPGGHAKSDEGPKEAVVRELEEETGLRADPTDLRFVTILHAEKPRVAFYLITYAVDRSAVSGELNTEFDGFDAGFRPLAEIEASPDRIRASDLDRIQMAFEG from the coding sequence ATGAGATTTGTCGACCCTGCCGACATCGACTCAGTGGCGGTCGAACCCGACTACTGCCATCGGTGCGGGACCGAAGTCGGGACCAGCGTGTTCGAAGGCGACGAGTATCCGTGGTGTCCAGCGTGTGACCTCGTTCTGTCTCGGAGTCCCGTGCCGGGCGTCCACGTCGTCGTCCACGACGACAGCGACGTTCTCGTGCTCGACGAACCGATACCACAGCACGAGGGCGTGTTGAGTCTCCCGGGTGGACACGCAAAGTCCGACGAGGGTCCGAAAGAGGCAGTCGTTCGTGAACTCGAAGAAGAGACTGGCCTTCGTGCAGACCCAACCGACCTCCGGTTCGTGACTATCCTACACGCCGAGAAACCACGGGTAGCCTTCTACCTGATTACGTACGCCGTCGACCGGTCGGCGGTGTCCGGCGAATTGAACACAGAGTTCGACGGATTCGACGCGGGGTTTAGACCACTCGCTGAAATCGAGGCGTCACCCGACCGAATCCGGGCGTCCGACCTCGACCGTATCCAGATGGCGTTCGAGGGGTAG
- a CDS encoding sulfurtransferase TusA family protein gives MSESIQPDVTVDSRGATCPGPLMDLIGKVKKLEPGTVVELLTTDSSSSHDVPEWVDKAGHETLDVVEHEDEGYWSVFIETTK, from the coding sequence ATGAGCGAATCAATCCAACCCGACGTGACCGTCGACTCCCGCGGAGCGACCTGCCCCGGTCCCCTCATGGACCTCATCGGCAAAGTAAAGAAACTCGAACCCGGCACCGTCGTCGAACTCCTGACGACCGACAGTTCGTCCAGCCACGACGTCCCCGAGTGGGTCGACAAGGCCGGCCACGAGACGCTGGACGTCGTCGAACACGAAGACGAGGGCTACTGGTCTGTCTTCATCGAGACCACGAAGTAA
- a CDS encoding NAD(P)/FAD-dependent oxidoreductase, with amino-acid sequence MTERIVIVGGGTGGTVLTNRLTDELAHEIDAGDVEVTLVNDTPEQTYKPAFLYVAFGKKTMHEARRPLSDLVDLRHANLLIDRVTGIDTENKHLTLANDEGGLDYDHLVLAMGANLDPDEVPGLKEGGHHFYGPNGAEKLRDALAGFTEGHVVLSVIGVPHMCPAAPVEFVLMADAWFRERGIRDQVEITYTYPIMRAHGIQSIADWATELFDERDINLETFFNAEEIDPEANVVKTMEGTELDYDLLVAIPPHTGSELVSDAGLGDDGWVEVDKNTLEATNADDVYAIGDVAALPTSKAGSVAHYAAGTVAGRLASRVRGLVPTETYDGKTICFIESGMDEATFVEFGYGDEPVVREPSQLLHWSKLAYNESYWLTARGLI; translated from the coding sequence ATGACAGAACGAATTGTAATCGTCGGTGGCGGCACGGGCGGAACCGTCCTCACCAATCGACTCACCGACGAACTCGCCCACGAAATCGACGCCGGTGACGTCGAAGTGACGCTGGTCAACGACACGCCGGAACAGACGTACAAGCCGGCGTTCCTCTACGTCGCCTTCGGAAAGAAGACGATGCACGAGGCGCGTCGTCCGCTGTCCGACCTCGTCGACCTCCGGCACGCGAACCTCCTCATCGACCGCGTCACCGGAATCGACACCGAGAACAAACACCTGACGCTGGCGAACGACGAGGGTGGACTCGACTACGACCACCTCGTCCTCGCGATGGGTGCCAACCTGGACCCAGACGAAGTTCCCGGCCTCAAAGAGGGAGGCCACCACTTCTACGGCCCCAACGGTGCCGAGAAGCTTCGTGACGCCCTCGCTGGCTTCACCGAAGGCCACGTCGTCCTGTCTGTCATCGGCGTCCCGCACATGTGCCCTGCGGCACCTGTCGAGTTCGTGTTGATGGCCGACGCGTGGTTCCGCGAACGCGGCATCCGCGACCAGGTCGAGATTACCTACACGTACCCCATCATGCGGGCACACGGTATCCAGTCCATCGCCGACTGGGCGACCGAACTCTTCGACGAACGTGACATCAACCTAGAGACGTTCTTCAACGCCGAAGAAATCGACCCTGAGGCGAACGTCGTCAAGACGATGGAGGGGACCGAACTCGACTACGACCTCCTCGTCGCCATCCCGCCACACACGGGCAGCGAACTCGTGTCCGACGCGGGCCTCGGCGACGATGGCTGGGTCGAAGTCGACAAGAACACGCTCGAAGCGACGAACGCCGACGACGTGTACGCTATCGGTGACGTGGCCGCCCTCCCCACCTCGAAGGCTGGGAGCGTCGCCCACTACGCGGCCGGAACTGTCGCCGGCCGCCTCGCCAGTCGCGTCCGCGGCCTCGTCCCCACCGAGACGTACGACGGCAAGACCATCTGCTTCATCGAGAGTGGGATGGACGAAGCGACGTTCGTCGAGTTCGGATACGGCGACGAACCAGTGGTCCGCGAGCCATCACAATTGCTCCACTGGAGCAAACTCGCGTACAACGAATCGTACTGGCTCACCGCCAGAGGTCTCATCTGA
- a CDS encoding DUF1641 domain-containing protein has product MSDSSTETTETEREETTVSDEETTAAESEVSDEVKTADEARDALEAAIAEHPDEVVAFVERVGLLNELLDATSLATSAMDDEMVTKLAGTSSLLMESADGLATREMSHLAGEVGENAGELESALEKLIRLERDGTLDELTQAADAITLATSALDDEMVVKLAKTGSSLGEVADTASDPDTVRAIQTMLRGMGEAGSEPPKRTGTIGMVRQLRDPEVQRGMNFLLALARGIGSDLDTLDESRA; this is encoded by the coding sequence ATGAGTGATTCATCCACCGAGACGACAGAGACAGAACGCGAAGAGACCACCGTGAGCGACGAGGAGACGACTGCGGCAGAGTCTGAGGTGTCCGACGAAGTGAAGACTGCCGACGAGGCGCGCGACGCACTCGAAGCGGCTATCGCCGAACACCCCGACGAAGTCGTCGCGTTCGTCGAGCGAGTAGGGCTGCTGAACGAACTCCTCGACGCGACGTCGCTCGCCACGTCCGCCATGGACGACGAGATGGTGACCAAACTCGCCGGTACCTCGTCGTTGCTGATGGAGTCGGCAGACGGCCTCGCCACCCGAGAGATGTCCCACCTCGCGGGCGAAGTCGGTGAGAACGCGGGCGAGCTCGAGAGTGCTCTCGAGAAGCTCATCCGCCTCGAACGGGATGGCACACTCGACGAACTCACGCAGGCGGCCGACGCTATCACCCTCGCCACGTCCGCACTGGACGACGAGATGGTGGTGAAGTTGGCCAAGACCGGGAGTTCGCTCGGGGAAGTCGCCGACACGGCGAGTGACCCCGACACCGTCCGCGCTATCCAGACGATGCTACGCGGCATGGGCGAAGCAGGTAGCGAACCGCCGAAGCGTACCGGAACCATCGGTATGGTTCGGCAACTTCGCGACCCGGAGGTCCAGCGTGGAATGAACTTCCTGTTGGCACTCGCCCGCGGTATCGGCAGTGACCTCGACACGCTCGACGAATCGCGTGCATAG
- a CDS encoding metal-dependent transcriptional regulator has product MNTADQYVKAIYLLQEMENGPAATGALADMMDVSPASANEMIGKLESRGLAEHEKYKGVTLTDEGIIRARDALQTYCIIERFLSNVLDVEEFRAEARELEPVIDDMIAGRLDTIIDRNSECPDCFDPEADACEFLDVCGTEAETETEVAD; this is encoded by the coding sequence ATGAACACCGCAGACCAATACGTCAAGGCGATTTACCTGTTGCAAGAGATGGAAAACGGCCCGGCCGCGACGGGTGCGCTCGCTGACATGATGGACGTGAGTCCGGCGAGTGCCAACGAGATGATTGGAAAACTCGAATCCCGTGGCCTCGCCGAACACGAGAAGTACAAGGGTGTCACGCTGACGGACGAGGGAATCATCCGCGCCCGCGATGCGCTCCAGACGTACTGCATCATCGAACGATTCCTCTCGAACGTCCTCGACGTCGAGGAGTTCCGCGCCGAGGCCCGCGAACTCGAACCGGTCATCGACGACATGATTGCGGGCCGGCTCGACACCATCATCGACCGAAACTCGGAGTGTCCCGACTGTTTCGACCCCGAAGCCGACGCGTGTGAGTTTCTCGACGTGTGCGGCACAGAGGCGGAGACAGAGACAGAAGTCGCCGACTGA
- a CDS encoding ferritin-like domain-containing protein, with protein MSVGYQVTSDHQLARLLQIGIVLEEVVEARAYHHHEELDEDELDEEIRDLLSHAAEESADHRERLERIIDRLDVESVPFEEIEALVEAQYGQTKPEDFDGVLYDQLCNEETAYKFYDDVIEAIEASDAQFTIDREELVATLAAIRDEEAEGVEKVTQIMEERE; from the coding sequence GTGAGCGTCGGGTATCAGGTCACCTCTGACCACCAACTCGCGCGGTTGCTCCAAATCGGAATCGTCCTCGAAGAAGTCGTGGAAGCACGTGCTTACCATCACCACGAAGAACTCGACGAGGACGAACTCGACGAGGAGATTCGTGACCTCCTGTCACACGCCGCCGAAGAGTCGGCCGACCACAGAGAGCGACTCGAACGAATCATCGACCGATTAGACGTCGAGAGCGTGCCGTTCGAAGAGATTGAGGCACTCGTCGAAGCGCAGTACGGCCAGACAAAGCCCGAAGACTTCGACGGCGTCCTCTACGACCAACTCTGTAACGAAGAGACGGCCTACAAGTTCTACGACGACGTCATCGAGGCTATCGAGGCGAGTGACGCACAGTTCACCATCGACCGCGAGGAACTCGTCGCGACGCTCGCTGCGATTCGCGACGAAGAAGCCGAGGGCGTGGAGAAAGTGACGCAAATCATGGAAGAGCGCGAGTGA
- a CDS encoding succinylglutamate desuccinylase/aspartoacylase family protein, which produces MSNNTGEPFRYDAEVRPGEKRHIMYEVGESFLGDPIEIPVTIINGVNEGPRVFVSAAMHGDEVNGVKVVQEVADRYDPQELSGTIVCLHVLNVPGYRSHLRYLPIYDRDLNRSFPGSENGNEGKRIAKVIYDRFISQCDIGVDFHTSTRDKVTIFHTRADMSDPAVAEVANAFLSSVVLDGAGSEGMMRRVASENGIPTITIEMGEAHRYQPAMVDLALENLHNLFAYFGVIDDEFESEPPWQRIVGSKEKKWIRATAGGWVDMDWGPYPIVEEGKSVCTISDHFKREEHVVVASFTGLVIGMAANPITVPGQIVAHVVSIDEDDRKIIEEIVDEQGYSRIGTYHWMGRRVTPKEDLRRSTDEPTTPDEPETTESEPERGTA; this is translated from the coding sequence ATGTCCAACAACACAGGAGAGCCATTCCGATACGACGCCGAGGTACGCCCCGGCGAGAAGCGACACATCATGTACGAGGTCGGCGAGTCCTTCCTCGGAGACCCGATAGAGATTCCGGTGACCATCATCAACGGTGTCAACGAGGGACCGCGGGTGTTCGTCAGCGCCGCGATGCACGGCGACGAAGTCAACGGGGTGAAAGTCGTCCAAGAAGTGGCAGACCGCTACGACCCACAGGAACTGTCTGGGACCATCGTGTGCCTGCACGTCCTCAACGTGCCGGGCTACCGGTCACACCTGCGGTACTTGCCAATCTACGACCGCGACCTAAACCGGTCGTTCCCCGGGTCGGAGAACGGAAACGAGGGGAAGCGGATTGCCAAGGTTATCTACGACCGCTTCATCTCCCAGTGCGACATCGGCGTGGACTTCCACACGTCGACGCGGGACAAAGTGACCATCTTCCACACGCGAGCGGACATGAGCGACCCTGCAGTGGCCGAGGTGGCGAACGCTTTCCTGTCGAGCGTCGTCCTCGACGGGGCTGGGTCTGAGGGGATGATGCGCCGGGTGGCGTCCGAAAACGGCATTCCAACCATCACCATCGAGATGGGAGAGGCACACCGCTACCAACCGGCGATGGTCGACCTCGCGCTCGAAAACCTGCACAATCTCTTCGCTTACTTCGGCGTGATAGACGACGAGTTCGAGAGTGAACCACCGTGGCAACGCATCGTCGGGTCGAAAGAGAAGAAGTGGATTCGGGCGACTGCAGGCGGGTGGGTCGACATGGACTGGGGACCGTACCCAATCGTCGAAGAGGGAAAGTCGGTCTGTACCATCTCCGACCACTTCAAGCGCGAAGAACACGTCGTCGTAGCATCCTTTACCGGACTCGTCATCGGGATGGCCGCAAATCCGATAACCGTCCCCGGGCAGATAGTCGCGCACGTCGTCTCGATAGACGAGGACGACCGAAAGATAATCGAGGAGATAGTCGACGAGCAAGGATACAGCAGAATCGGCACCTACCACTGGATGGGTCGGCGCGTAACGCCGAAAGAAGACTTGAGACGGTCCACGGACGAGCCGACGACGCCAGATGAGCCTGAGACGACCGAATCGGAACCCGAAAGGGGAACCGCTTAA
- the sufD gene encoding Fe-S cluster assembly protein SufD yields the protein MSAQLPANLSEQTVREISDARDEPEWLLEARLEALEALDTLELPDVIQTPGRRWTNLEALDFESLVDPLNQSDETTREAPDDVVVLPFTEALDEYGDLIEERFGSVLDLETNYLTALSAALFTTGTFIYVPEDVNAEDVKIRAEMNSRSLFSHTLVVTEKSSSVTILEGTESGDADVEGERYFSNLVEIDAGENSYVQYGSLQNLDEDTYTYSLKRGDAGTYSTINWIEGNLGSRLTRSDVETELNGDASETKIVGAFFGHNEQHLDVNARVWHKAENTTADLVTRGVLDDRARSVYEGVQDVGRDAWSTNSYQRENTLMLSDESEADASPKLIINNHDTEASHAATVGQVDKEDLFYMASRSIPEQTARNMLVEGFFVPVLEEIEVDEFREDLEELIAARLK from the coding sequence ATGAGTGCGCAACTTCCCGCCAACCTGTCTGAACAGACAGTACGAGAGATTTCGGACGCACGGGACGAGCCAGAGTGGCTTCTCGAGGCCCGACTCGAGGCCCTCGAAGCACTCGACACGCTCGAACTCCCCGACGTCATCCAGACGCCGGGCCGCCGATGGACGAACCTCGAAGCCCTCGACTTCGAGTCGCTCGTCGACCCGCTGAACCAGTCCGACGAGACGACCCGCGAGGCACCCGACGACGTCGTCGTCCTCCCCTTCACGGAGGCACTCGACGAGTACGGTGACCTCATCGAGGAGCGCTTCGGTTCCGTCCTCGACCTCGAGACGAACTACCTCACGGCGCTGTCTGCGGCGCTGTTCACCACGGGTACGTTCATCTACGTCCCAGAAGACGTGAACGCCGAAGACGTGAAGATTCGCGCCGAGATGAACTCTCGGTCGCTCTTCAGTCACACGCTCGTCGTGACCGAGAAGTCCTCGTCGGTCACCATCCTCGAAGGCACCGAGTCCGGTGACGCCGACGTGGAGGGTGAGCGGTACTTCTCGAACCTCGTCGAAATCGACGCGGGCGAGAACTCGTACGTCCAGTACGGGTCGCTCCAGAACCTCGACGAAGACACCTACACGTACTCGCTCAAGCGCGGCGACGCCGGTACCTACTCGACCATCAACTGGATCGAGGGGAACCTCGGGTCGCGCCTCACCCGTAGCGACGTCGAGACCGAACTCAACGGCGACGCTTCGGAGACGAAAATCGTCGGCGCGTTCTTCGGTCACAACGAGCAGCACCTCGACGTCAACGCTCGTGTCTGGCACAAAGCCGAGAACACGACCGCAGACCTCGTGACCCGTGGCGTCCTCGACGACCGCGCACGCTCGGTCTACGAAGGTGTCCAGGACGTCGGCCGCGACGCGTGGAGTACGAACTCCTACCAGCGTGAGAACACGCTGATGCTCTCGGACGAGTCCGAAGCAGACGCGTCGCCGAAGCTCATCATCAACAACCACGACACCGAAGCGTCGCACGCCGCGACGGTCGGACAGGTGGACAAAGAGGACCTCTTCTACATGGCCTCTCGGTCCATCCCCGAGCAGACGGCACGCAACATGCTCGTGGAGGGCTTCTTCGTGCCAGTCCTCGAAGAGATAGAGGTCGACGAGTTCCGCGAGGACCTCGAAGAACTCATCGCCGCGCGTCTGAAGTAG
- the sufB gene encoding Fe-S cluster assembly protein SufB, translated as MSSDQDHLKETDTEARFEFKKEQKAAFAAEKGLTEETIRVISEDKDEPEWMLERRLRALKQYQKMPMPTDWPGQPDLSKVDVDEIVPYIRPDVEVRGGVDDWRDLPDDIKDTFDKLGIPEAEKNALSGVGAQYESEVVYQNMQERWEEKGVVFMNMDQAVQEHEDIVKEYFMTKCVPPSDNKFAALHGAIWSGGSFVYVPEDTTVDMPVQAYFRMNSEGMGQFEHTLIVAEKGSEVHYIEGCSAPKYSAFNLHSGGVEVFVGEDAHVQYSTVQNWSKNTYNLNTKRAIVEKNGRMEWISGSMGSKATMLYPASILKGRGASDNHITIAFAGEGQNIDTGAKVYHNAPDTKSTIESKSISKDGGRTNYRGLVHIANGATNSSTAVECDALMFDNESTSDTMPYMEINESTVDVAHEATVGKIGDEDIFYLQSRGLDDDDAKQMIVSGFIEPITEELPIEYAVELNRLVELEMEGSLG; from the coding sequence ATGAGTTCCGACCAAGACCACCTAAAAGAGACAGACACGGAAGCTCGCTTCGAGTTCAAGAAGGAGCAGAAGGCCGCGTTCGCGGCCGAGAAGGGTCTCACCGAAGAGACCATCCGCGTCATCTCGGAAGACAAAGACGAGCCCGAATGGATGCTGGAGCGCCGCCTTCGCGCGCTCAAGCAGTACCAGAAGATGCCGATGCCGACCGACTGGCCCGGCCAGCCAGACCTCTCCAAGGTCGACGTGGACGAAATCGTCCCGTACATCCGCCCGGACGTCGAAGTCCGCGGCGGTGTCGACGACTGGCGTGACCTGCCGGACGACATCAAAGACACCTTCGACAAACTGGGTATCCCGGAAGCCGAGAAGAACGCCCTCTCGGGTGTCGGTGCCCAGTACGAGTCCGAAGTCGTCTACCAGAACATGCAGGAGCGCTGGGAGGAGAAGGGCGTCGTCTTCATGAACATGGACCAGGCGGTCCAAGAGCACGAAGACATCGTCAAGGAGTACTTCATGACGAAGTGTGTTCCCCCGAGCGACAACAAGTTCGCCGCGCTCCACGGCGCAATCTGGTCCGGCGGGTCGTTCGTCTACGTCCCCGAGGACACGACGGTCGACATGCCGGTGCAGGCGTACTTCCGCATGAACTCCGAGGGGATGGGCCAGTTCGAACACACGCTCATCGTCGCGGAGAAGGGCTCCGAAGTCCACTACATCGAGGGCTGTTCGGCACCCAAATACTCCGCGTTCAACCTTCACTCCGGCGGCGTCGAAGTGTTCGTCGGCGAGGACGCACACGTGCAGTATTCGACCGTCCAGAACTGGTCGAAGAACACGTACAACCTCAACACGAAGCGTGCCATCGTCGAGAAGAACGGGCGCATGGAGTGGATTTCGGGCTCGATGGGCTCGAAGGCCACCATGCTCTACCCCGCGTCCATCCTGAAGGGCCGCGGCGCGTCCGACAACCACATCACCATCGCCTTCGCGGGTGAAGGCCAGAACATCGACACCGGTGCGAAGGTCTACCACAACGCCCCGGACACGAAGTCGACCATCGAGTCGAAGTCCATCTCGAAAGATGGCGGCCGCACCAACTACCGCGGCCTCGTCCACATCGCCAACGGCGCGACCAACTCCTCGACGGCAGTCGAGTGTGACGCGCTGATGTTCGACAACGAGTCCACTTCGGACACGATGCCGTACATGGAGATTAACGAGTCTACCGTGGACGTCGCTCACGAGGCGACCGTCGGGAAGATTGGCGACGAGGACATCTTCTACCTCCAGTCGCGCGGTCTCGACGACGACGACGCAAAGCAGATGATCGTCTCCGGGTTCATCGAACCCATCACGGAGGAACTGCCCATCGAGTACGCAGTCGAACTCAACCGACTCGTCGAACTCGAGATGGAGGGTAGCCTCGGATAA